The region AACTTTAGTGCGAATCCTTAGGGCATCCAGGTAGGTTTGTGATAAGGTGTCTCTTGTTAATTTTATTTCCATATATAATCCTTCTAAAAATTTCTTAAATAAATTATAATATAAAGAAGTTTCATCAGCAAATATATGAAGGAGATCTATGTTTAAAAATAGCAAATTATTCTTTTGGACAGTTGAAATATTGGCTCTTGCCCTACTTACTTTGGTCCTAACTCAGATGGATTTTCTTTTTCATCCTCTGGTTAGTCTTTTTGGAACAGTCTTTATCCCCTTTTTGATTGCAGGATTTTTATACTATTCCTTCAATCCCTTGATTGAATTTTTGGAAGCAAACTTTAAACTTAAACGTTCCTTGGGAATTATGATTGTTTTCATCCTTCTAATCGGAATTATTGTCTTCTTAGTTGTAAGTTTTGTACCGACCATTATTAATCAGCTGGGAGGCTTAGTAAATTCGACAGCCAGTGCCATTCCAGACATCCAAAAGTGGATTTCTGACTTAGCCCTAAGGGATGAGTTTAAAAATATTGACTTAAATGGCACCTTTGAAAAGTTAAATCTATCTTATTCTGAGATTTTGAAAAATATCTTAAATGGCATTAGTTTTAGCTTGGGCGGAATGTTTTCGACAGTTACCAAAATTGGTATGATTTTAATCCTTGCACCAATTCTTTTATTTTACATGCTCAAGGACGGAAAGAAGCT is a window of Streptococcaceae bacterium ESL0729 DNA encoding:
- a CDS encoding AI-2E family transporter, which encodes MFKNSKLFFWTVEILALALLTLVLTQMDFLFHPLVSLFGTVFIPFLIAGFLYYSFNPLIEFLEANFKLKRSLGIMIVFILLIGIIVFLVVSFVPTIINQLGGLVNSTASAIPDIQKWISDLALRDEFKNIDLNGTFEKLNLSYSEILKNILNGISFSLGGMFSTVTKIGMILILAPILLFYMLKDGKKLLPSLKKNVLKNDKYGVASLLETLNNTMSRYILGSAIDCSIIFVAVFAGYLFMGIPYAFLLATFSAIMNLIPYLGPYLGIMPMILVVAVDDWKKALIAAIYVMIVQQIDGNFIYPRVVGNAMKIHPVTIMLLMLVVGNLYGLLGMIVAVPAYSLIKDLIKFAFTSYENRKIAKQISPK